One Saccharomycodes ludwigii strain NBRC 1722 chromosome VI, whole genome shotgun sequence DNA segment encodes these proteins:
- a CDS encoding cytosine permease (similar to Saccharomyces cerevisiae YER056C | FCY2 | FluoroCYtosine resistance), translated as MKDIEKEEQVLDVTNSDPYNDEKNLYLTNSNYTPSTASSKPTTSSPNSFYTKIMKYLNAETIGIEPIPEELKTDNSIMNASTMWFSANMDIASFALGALGPAIFDLNFGTSILTIVFFSALGAIPVAWFSLFGAELGMRQMVLSRYLTGNLAARLFSLFNCIGCVGWATVNTIAAAELINMVNRPHNCPPWASCLILIVATIIVTFFGYKIVHLYEKWSWVPNFAVFLVIIARLKINNDFEGGIWTHGTTTAGNVLSFGGSIFGYVAGWATYAADFTSYMPRNFNKSKIFAGVGFGLYLPICFTTILGAACTSCLKKNPVYQELYDNDGFGGLVYGILVVDSLHGFGQFCCVVLALSTISGNIPNMYSIALCTQAFWEPLTKIPRPLLTIAGNGITLGISIAAYYRFTTFMSNFMDAIGYFVGVYLGICVVEHFIFRRNKFSTYDVSIWNKFSELPIGLAGVFAIFTGGFGVAVGMDEGYWCGEIAAMIGEDGGDIGFELGFGFSFVIYLIFRPIEMKYIGR; from the coding sequence atgaaAGATATAGAGAAAGAGGAACAAGTGCTCGATGTCACTAACAGTGACCCTtataatgatgaaaaaaatctatATCTAACAAATTCAAATTACACACCATCTACTGCTTCATCTAAACCAACCACTTCTTCTCCCAATTCCTTCTacacaaaaataatgaagtACCTTAATGCTGAAACCATAGGTATTGAACCAATTCcagaagaattaaaaacagACAATTCAATAATGAATGCCAGTACGATGTGGTTCAGTGCCAATATGGACATTGCGTCCTTTGCGCTTGGTGCCTTAGGTCCTGCAATCTTTGATCTAAATTTCGGTACCAGTATTTTGActattgttttcttttccgCACTAGGCGCCATCCCAGTTGCTTGGTTTTCTCTATTTGGTGCTGAGTTAGGTATGAGACAAATGGTGTTAAGTAGATATCTAACGGGAAATTTGGCAGCAAGGCTATTTAGTTTGTTTAATTGTATTGGATGTGTTGGTTGGGCGACAGTTAATACCATTGCCGCAGCAGAACTAATAAACATGGTAAACAGACCTCATAATTGTCCTCCTTGGGCAAGctgtttaattttgattGTGGCAACAATCATTGTTACTTTTTTTGGGTACAAAATTGTCCATTTATATGAAAAGTGGAGTTGGGTGCCCAACTTTGCAGTTTTCTTGGTTATAATTGCCAggttgaaaataaataacgaTTTTGAGGGCGGTATATGGACTCATGGTACAACTACTGCTGGTAATGTGTTAAGTTTTGGTGGTTCGATTTTTGGATACGTTGCTGGCTGGGCCACCTATGCAGCTGATTTTACAAGTTACATGCCAcgtaattttaataaatccaaGATATTTGCCGGTGTTGGTTTTGGGTTATACCTTCCAATTTGTTTTACCACAATTTTGGGTGCTGCTTGTACCTCAtgtctaaaaaaaaacccagTTTACCAAGAATTATACGATAACGATGGTTTTGGTGGTTTGGTCTATGGAATTTTGGTTGTTGATTCATTGCATGGGTTTGGCCAATTTTGTTGCGTAGTTTTGGCATTATCTACGATTTCAGGTAATATTCCAAATATGTATTCAATTGCACTTTGTACCCAAGCGTTTTGGGAACCATTGACTAAGATACCAAGACCACTTTTAACTATTGCAGGGAATGGTATTACGTTGGGGATATCTATTGCCGCTTATTATAGATTTACTACTTTTATGAGCAATTTTATGGACGCTATTGGCTATTTCGTTGGTGTTTATTTGGGTATTTGCGTCGTAGAGCATTTTATCTTCCgtagaaataaattttccACTTATGACGTGAGCATTTGGAATAAATTTTCCGAATTACCCATTGGTTTGGCTGGGGTCTTTGCTATTTTTACTGGGGGCTTTGGTGTCGCAGTTGGTATGGACGAAGGATATTGGTGTGGGGAAATAGCTGCTATGATTGGTGAGGATGGTGGTGATATTGGTTTTGAATTGGGGTTTGGGTTTTCCTTTGTgatatatttgatatttagACCAATTGAAATGAAATACATTGggagatga
- the ASP1 gene encoding asparaginase ASP1 (similar to Saccharomyces cerevisiae YDR321W | ASP1 | ASParaginase), producing the protein MPKVEVTTICSDAENSLFTVSSRKDQLTPEDNSIILPTSNDDTLTVINNNLDTNCKPASENGGTDTTTIITTNPKNQKNCNIKITKNATSNRLPRIKILGTGGTIASKGSNSSQTAGYHVDLTIQELLDAIPDISEICEIEYEQLCNVDSKEISHVQLLKIYKGISNSLQKFDGIVITHGTDTLAETTFFIESTIDCGEVPIVFVGSMRPSTSVSADGPMNLYQAICIASDAKSKNRGTLVSLNDQISAGYYITKTNANSLDSFNVRQGYLGNFVNNEIHYYYPPVKPQGITKFKLNIDKSESEADADAELLPPVCILYAHQSFDSTLLDLVATRYKGIVIATMGAGSLPDIVNEKCLELSNIPIVYSKRSMDGMVPIANLPNRCSNVIAGGYLNPEKSRILLQLCLYSKYSFDEMRDIFNGVYGG; encoded by the coding sequence atgcctAAGGTTGAAGTCACCACCATCTGTTCAGATGCAGAAAACTCTCTGTTCACGGTTTCGTCTAGAAAAGATCAACTAACCCCTGAAGACAACTCGATAATTCTTCCAACTAGTAACGATGATACTTTAACtgtcattaataataatcttgaTACAAACTGCAAGCCAGCATCGGAAAATGGCGGCACGGACACTACCACTATCATCACTACCAACCcgaaaaaccaaaaaaattgtaacaTTAAAATCACAAAAAATGCAACTTCAAATAGGTTACCAAGAATTAAGATTTTAGGCACAGGTGGTACTATTGCTTCAAAGGGTTCAAACTCCTCACAAACAGCCGGGTATCATGTGGATCTTACCATTCAAGAGTTACTAGATGCCATCCCAGATATTTCTGAAATTTGTGAAATAGAATACGAACAATTGTGTAATGTTGATTCCAAAGAGATATCACATGTTCAACTATTAAAAATCTACAAGGGGATTAGTAACTCCCTACAAAAATTTGATGGGATTGTCATCACACATGGCACAGATACTTTAGCAGAAACCACATTTTTCATTGAATCAACCATTGATTGTGGCGAAGTTCCTATTGTCTTTGTTGGTAGTATGCGACCAAGTACCAGTGTAAGCGCAGATGGTCCAATGAACTTGTACCAAGCTATTTGTATTGCCTCCGATGCTAAATCCAAAAATAGAGGCACATTGGTTTCATTGAATGACCAAATCAGTGCTGGTTATTATATTACTAAGACAAACGCAAACTCCTTGGATAGTTTTAATGTTAGACAGGGATATTTAGGTAACTTTGTGAATAACGAAATACATTATTACTACCCTCCAGTGAAACCTCAAGGCATCaccaaatttaaattaaacatTGATAAATCAGAATCAGAGGCAGATGCAGATGCAGAATTGTTGCCACCAGTTTGTATATTATATGCCCATCAATCATTCGACAGTACACTATTGGATTTAGTTGCTACTAGGTACAAGGGGATTGTTATTGCTACGATGGGAGCCGGTTCATTACCAGATATtgtaaatgaaaaatgtttAGAATTAAGCAATATACCAATTGTCTATTCTAAAAGATCAATGGATGGGATGGTTCCGATTGCCAATTTACCTAATAGGTGTTCCAATGTGATTGCTGGTGGATATCTAAATCCTGAAAAGAGTAGAATTTTGCTACAATTATGTTTGTACTCCAAATATTCTTTTGATGAAATGAGAGATATTTTCAATGGTGTATACGGAGGTTGA
- a CDS encoding isopenicillin N synthase family dioxygenase — MTSNPLAVIDISKPQEEITPGLLAAAIKQGFLFVDGHGIPKDQVDKLFELSKEYFTTTPEKEKLKYLINPDNNIGYTHFGSEQLDPRKTKDFKEGYNFGYIDFETGEFNQSKQDYYRSKNKDIKEDVQNPIPPYFKQNSQLLSDTMIRLHQIAREIMKLIAISLNIENQQFFTEKLRPKEPNGSIFRILRYPLIRNDGNDITSTDEDLLSIRAGAHTDYGALTLLFQKEAQQGLQLQLDEDNPDEWLNVPYIKSAHKDMAAPLVVNFGDLLNFWTQGVLKSTTHRVKFSPGETRNSDRYSIVFFVHPENDARLEPVPSDIVRKAANGEDIPQITALEHLQQRLKETYNW; from the coding sequence atgacttCCAATCCTTTAGCTGTTATCGATATAAGCAAACCACAAGAAGAAATAACACCAGGTTTATTAGCTGCGGCTATAAAACAAGggtttctttttgttgACGGTCATGGAATTCCAAAAGATCAGGTTGATAAACTATTTGAACTATCGAAAGAATATTTCACTACCACTccggaaaaagaaaaacttaaatatttaattaatccAGATAATAACATCGGCTATACTCATTTTGGTTCCGAACAATTAGATCCAAGAAAAACTAAAGATTTTAAGGAAGGTTATAATTTTGGCTatattgattttgaaaCAGGTGAGTTTAACCAATCAAAACAAGATTATTATCGTAGCAAAAACAAAGATATTAAAGAAGATGTTCAAAATCCAATTCCTCcatattttaaacaaaactCTCAACTTTTATCCGATACCATGATCAGATTACATCAAATTGCTCGAGAAATCATGAAACTAATTGCCATATctttaaatattgaaaatcaACAGTTTTTTACTGAAAAATTAAGACCCAAGGAGCCAAATGGTTCCATTTTCCGAATCTTGCGTTATCCATTGATCAGAAATGACGGTAATGATATTACTTCTACCGATGAAGATTTGTTATCTATTAGAGCAGGCGCACATACCGATTATGGTGCTTTGACACTGTTATTTCAGAAGGAAGCACAACAAGGCCTACAACTACAATTAGACGAAGACAATCCAGATGAGTGGCTCAATGTTCCATATATTAAGTCAGCCCACAAAGATATGGCTGCACCATTAGTTGTTAACTTTGgtgatttattaaacttCTGGACTCAAGGTGTTTTAAAAAGCACAACGCATAGAGTTAAATTTTCACCAGGAGAAACTAGAAATAGTGATCGTTATAGTATTGTGTTTTTTGTTCATCCAGAAAATGATGCTCGTTTGGAACCTGTTCCAAGCGATATTGTTAGGAAAGCTGCTAATGGTGAGGATATACCTCAAATAACAGCATTAGAACATTTACAACAAAGATTAAAGGAAACATATAATTggtga
- a CDS encoding pepsin-like aspartic protease (similar to Saccharomyces cerevisiae YLR121C | YPS3 | YaPSin), whose amino-acid sequence MNFYQTVLTCTILLTTLVHASIIIDKGYELAKRGSKKSSKPLEYTIMNYEDFYGVNLNIGSPEQTVGVALDLLTADIFVPSSNNSYCNKKVDSSGDIFNCTGGTFDTTASSTYFRNSSDPFYNTYRITDYASGYYAMDTFNINGVNVTNVSFAVADASNYTYGVMGLGLPAGEGSNLFELSSYNDVLHEYVNLPQILKNNKYTKSAVFSLFLNDQCGEGGKLLFGAVDHSKYLGKLYTVPVVNVYKNAGYKTPRRYDIGLYGIGAYTDSNNNETFSTTLFSASLDTTSDFSYFYKTIADKMASYVGATWDTNYSLYTLSCASINYNTSFVYDFGGFNIFVPMSNMAFVADAKNDTCYLGFKYHHMNSAILGTPLLSSAYLVFDQDNYEVSIGVANFKGAQVSSIQSVGKKIPKATKAPSYSNSWTSAPSNITLGGNMFTNTKSFSNPWTLTDDLGCAKITESSGSVLNNGRVEQQITSSTTNK is encoded by the coding sequence ATGAATTTCTACCAAACTGTCTTAACATGTACAATATTGTTAACCACATTAGTACATGCctccattattattgataaagGTTATGAACTGGCTAAACGTGGAAGCAAAAAATCCAGTAAACCGTTAGAATACACCATTATGAATTATGAAGACTTTTATGGAGTTAATTTGAATATTGGTTCGCCAGAACAAACAGTTGGTGTTGCTCTCGACTTATTAACTGCTGATATCTTTGTTCCAAGTTCCAACAATTCGTATTGTAACAAAAAAGTTGATAGCTCCGGAGACATTTTCAATTGTACTGGCGGTACATTTGACACAACTGCCTCTTCTACATATTTTAGAAACAGTTCTGATCCATTTTATAATACATACAGAATAACAGATTATGCATCTGGTTATTATGCTATGGATAcctttaatattaatggtgTAAATGTTACCAACGTTTCATTTGCCGTTGCAGATGCTTCAAATTACACTTATGGAGTAATGGGTTTAGGTCTACCAGCTGGTGAAGGTTCCAATTTATTCGAATTGAGCTCATATAACGACGTATTACATGAATACGTTAATTTGCcacaaattttaaaaaacaataaatatactaAATCGGCTgttttttcattgtttttgaaTGATCAATGTGGCGAAGGTGGTAAGCTATTATTTGGAGCTGTTGATCACAGCAAGTATTTGGGAAAGTTATACACAGTTCCAGTTGTTAATGTTTACAAGAATGCAGGTTACAAAACCCCTAGACGCTACGATATTGGATTGTATGGTATTGGTGCATACACTgacagcaacaacaacgaaACCTTTTCTACTACGCTGTTTAGTGCCTCTTTAGACACCACCTCTGATTTCTCCTATTTTTACAAGACTATAGCTGACAAAATGGCATCTTATGTTGGTGCTACTTGGGACACCAACTATTCCCTGTACACTTTGTCTTGTGCCTCAATTAATTATAACACTTCCTTTGTTTATGATTTTGGTGGcttcaatatttttgttccAATGAGCAATATGGCTTTTGTTGCCGACGCTAAAAACGACACTTGTTACTTGGGTTTCAAATACCACCATATGAATAGTGCTATTTTGGGTACCCCATTATTATCTTCGGCTTATTTGGTTTTTGATCAAGATAATTATGAAGTGTCTATTGGTGTTGCCAATTTTAAAGGTGCTCAAGTTTCTAGTATACAAAGcgttggaaaaaaaatcccTAAAGCCACCAAAGCTCCATCATATAGCAATTCCTGGACATCAGCTCCCTCCAATATTACTCTTGGTGGTAACATGTTTACTAATACAAAGAGTTTCTCTAATCCATGGACTCTAACTGATGATTTAGGTTGTGCCAAAATCACTGAATCAAGTGGCAGCGTTTTAAACAATGGACGTGTGGAACAACAAATTACTAGCAGCACtactaataaataa